From Longimicrobiales bacterium, one genomic window encodes:
- a CDS encoding acyl-CoA thioesterase II has protein sequence MPATAADLVALLELEPIEQNIYRGDNRNIGTGRIFGGQVLAQALVASARTVEEDRPLHSMHGYFILPGDLSVPVVYFVERLRDGGSFSTRRVTGIQNGNAIFSMSSSFHRHEEGDEHQTEMPDVPDPESLRPELEQIRERADEIPEAYRAILTQDRALDFRATDGSDPFDVTVREPTRSYWVKAIGPVDDNPVHHQALLAYSSDYGLLDAALRPHAISLRDPNVMVASLDHSIWFHRPVRMDDWMLYVAESPAAGGARGFTRGTFYTRSGQLVASVAQEGLVRRKTRP, from the coding sequence ATGCCCGCCACTGCCGCTGACCTCGTCGCCTTGCTCGAGCTCGAGCCCATTGAGCAAAACATCTACCGTGGTGACAACCGCAACATCGGGACGGGCCGGATCTTTGGTGGTCAGGTCCTCGCCCAGGCGCTGGTGGCCTCTGCGCGCACGGTGGAGGAAGATCGCCCGCTTCACTCCATGCATGGCTATTTCATCTTGCCAGGCGATTTATCTGTTCCTGTCGTCTACTTCGTGGAGCGCTTGCGCGACGGGGGATCGTTTTCGACTCGTCGTGTCACGGGGATCCAGAACGGCAACGCGATCTTCTCCATGTCGTCGTCGTTCCACCGCCACGAGGAAGGCGACGAACATCAGACAGAAATGCCGGACGTCCCTGATCCGGAATCGCTCCGCCCCGAATTGGAGCAGATCCGCGAGCGAGCCGACGAGATCCCGGAGGCCTATCGCGCGATTCTGACACAGGATCGCGCGCTGGACTTTCGGGCGACGGACGGAAGTGACCCGTTCGATGTGACGGTGCGCGAACCGACCCGTAGCTACTGGGTGAAGGCGATAGGCCCGGTTGATGACAACCCTGTACACCACCAGGCACTCCTAGCGTACTCGTCAGACTACGGGCTTCTCGACGCTGCACTGCGTCCGCACGCCATCAGCCTTCGGGATCCCAACGTGATGGTCGCCAGTCTCGACCATTCGATCTGGTTCCACCGGCCAGTTCGCATGGACGACTGGATGCTCTACGTGGCCGAGAGTCCGGCCGCAGGGGGTGCCCGGGGCTTTACCCGTGGGACCTTCTATACCCGGAGCGGACAGCTTGTCGCGTCGGTGGCGCAGGAAGGGCTCGTTCGCCGAAAGACGCGCCCGTAG